From a region of the Thiorhodovibrio winogradskyi genome:
- a CDS encoding tetratricopeptide repeat protein, producing the protein MPTIHFDTAMAITGLGRTSLWRRISTTPDSSETVVPAKGHKRTRIDLDSALTWAGLTLNDADRALITAADAGDAAAQRELGMLFLELSLPERAAHWLHLAAAQGDADAMQWLGKLCARGDGVELDEAQAIAWIKKAAEGGHIIAQRQVAELGL; encoded by the coding sequence ATGCCGACCATCCACTTCGACACCGCCATGGCCATCACCGGCCTCGGTCGCACCAGCCTCTGGCGGCGCATCAGCACCACCCCGGATTCCAGCGAGACCGTTGTCCCTGCCAAGGGCCACAAGCGCACCCGCATTGACCTCGACAGCGCCCTAACCTGGGCCGGTCTGACGCTCAATGACGCGGACCGCGCCCTGATCACCGCCGCCGATGCCGGGGACGCCGCCGCCCAGCGCGAACTGGGCATGCTGTTTCTGGAGCTTTCGCTACCCGAGCGCGCCGCGCATTGGCTGCACCTGGCCGCCGCGCAAGGGGATGCCGATGCCATGCAGTGGCTTGGCAAGCTCTGTGCGCGCGGTGATGGCGTGGAACTGGACGAGGCACAAGCCATTGCATGGATTAAAAAAGCCGCCGAGGGTGGCCATATTATCGCGCAGCGGCAGGTGGCGGAGTTGGGTCTTTAG
- a CDS encoding type II toxin-antitoxin system TacA family antitoxin, with protein sequence MRDAAINLRTLPQQRDLIDQAAAALGKNRSDFMLEAACERAQSVLLDQVFFRLDTDKFEQFLTLIDAPPASNPGMERLMAIKAPWADESQ encoded by the coding sequence ATGCGTGATGCCGCAATCAACCTCAGAACCCTGCCCCAGCAAAGAGATCTTATTGATCAGGCGGCTGCGGCACTGGGAAAAAACCGCTCGGACTTCATGCTGGAAGCCGCCTGTGAGCGCGCTCAATCCGTGTTACTTGACCAAGTATTTTTCCGTCTGGATACGGACAAATTCGAGCAATTCCTTACTTTGATCGATGCCCCGCCCGCATCGAATCCAGGCATGGAACGCCTGATGGCCATCAAGGCACCTTGGGCTGACGAGTCCCAATGA
- a CDS encoding GNAT family N-acetyltransferase: protein MTHRLLPPQPLSVNHHLADFSCGESLLDEWLRRRAQSNQTLGATRTFVVTTVTGQVIAYYALAAGAVSHQDAPGKIRRNMPDPVPVLVLARLAVDQGFQGQRIGGALLQDAVQRAISVAENIGVRALLVHALHEQAVQFYAHYS from the coding sequence ATGACCCATCGCCTCCTGCCGCCTCAGCCATTATCGGTCAATCACCACCTTGCGGATTTCTCCTGCGGTGAGTCGTTACTTGATGAGTGGCTGCGACGCCGGGCGCAGTCAAACCAGACCCTGGGAGCAACCCGAACCTTTGTGGTGACAACTGTCACCGGGCAGGTTATCGCCTATTACGCCCTGGCCGCTGGCGCTGTGTCGCATCAGGACGCGCCGGGGAAGATACGGCGAAACATGCCAGACCCCGTGCCGGTTTTGGTGCTCGCACGACTGGCCGTTGACCAAGGCTTCCAGGGACAGCGAATCGGGGGCGCCTTGCTGCAAGACGCAGTGCAACGTGCCATTTCGGTGGCTGAAAATATCGGCGTGCGTGCGCTACTTGTGCATGCGCTACACGAGCAAGCTGTTCAGTTCTACGCGCATTATAGCTAA
- a CDS encoding tetratricopeptide repeat protein — MFRNESKIKAHLYLHQLFVAVIFVGILGVVWVTYQPAIPGAFMLDDFDNLGALGKSPVESWSSLLTYLAIGNAGPLGRPLSKLSFLINDNAWPSHPASFKQTNLFIHLLIGVLVFAISRLLLKPFVAQNAGDWIAIVATSLWLLHPLQVSTVMYVVQRMTQLATLFVLAGVAGHVMIRTQINNIETRYLLLLTLSVIVFTILAMLSKESGVLLPLYLFVIEFTLLSSLAVNANFVWWRRIFLLVPTIALIGYLAYLPRWLSGYASRDFSLEQRLLTEPVVLMDYLYHLISMRVVGLGLFQDDFPIYTSIFTMPVLFASLALAFIIIFSIAFHKRFPLVSFAVLWFLGGHLLESTTIGLELYFEHRNYLPILGPLLSLSAGVYLGLKRVKELSRFLAPAVGVCLILIASFVTRGYAREWGALEQLYSLWAIEHPESPRAQRTLATVFVAMGDITTALRVLDDGYAQFPDDLTFPIMSLDIACRFDRPVQYNIDDLINRINQHRWTDGLRPALSQLFDGIDETQCREMISEIHRLTPALANLSGVEKRSRLLAGFYVMDGELAMRQENWNKALDSFLKVEELAPSADSALRIAGFFMRAREFKLARVALEDAAMRANNRRRWYSPNLEDQYRDQMDKLDILIEATNSAPEQ; from the coding sequence ATGTTTCGAAACGAGAGCAAAATAAAAGCACACCTGTATCTCCACCAGCTGTTTGTGGCTGTTATTTTTGTAGGAATTTTAGGGGTAGTCTGGGTGACTTACCAGCCAGCCATACCAGGCGCGTTCATGCTCGATGATTTCGATAATTTAGGCGCATTAGGCAAGTCTCCTGTTGAAAGTTGGTCTTCACTGCTGACCTATCTTGCTATCGGTAACGCTGGACCACTCGGAAGACCGCTGTCAAAACTATCCTTTCTCATCAATGACAATGCCTGGCCATCACATCCAGCCAGCTTCAAGCAGACAAATCTTTTTATTCATTTACTCATTGGCGTATTGGTTTTTGCCATTTCACGGCTATTGCTTAAGCCGTTTGTTGCTCAGAATGCTGGGGACTGGATTGCGATTGTCGCGACATCCCTATGGCTGCTTCACCCCTTACAAGTTTCCACCGTTATGTATGTCGTGCAACGCATGACTCAACTCGCCACGCTTTTTGTCTTGGCGGGCGTTGCAGGGCATGTCATGATCCGCACTCAAATCAATAATATTGAAACCCGCTATCTATTACTGCTCACTCTATCAGTCATTGTTTTTACAATACTGGCGATGCTGAGCAAAGAGTCTGGTGTCTTACTCCCACTGTATCTCTTTGTTATCGAGTTTACATTGCTTTCCAGTTTGGCGGTTAATGCCAATTTTGTTTGGTGGAGACGCATTTTTCTCCTAGTTCCGACCATCGCCTTAATCGGCTATCTCGCCTACTTGCCACGGTGGCTTTCAGGCTATGCGTCGAGAGATTTTTCCCTTGAACAGCGTTTGTTAACAGAGCCTGTCGTACTCATGGACTACCTTTATCACTTGATCAGTATGAGAGTGGTGGGATTAGGTTTATTCCAAGATGACTTTCCAATATACACTAGTATTTTTACAATGCCGGTATTGTTTGCCTCACTCGCCTTAGCATTTATCATAATTTTTTCAATCGCATTTCACAAACGTTTCCCACTTGTTAGTTTTGCAGTACTTTGGTTTTTAGGCGGACATCTGCTGGAATCAACAACGATCGGGTTAGAGCTCTATTTTGAACACCGCAACTACCTGCCGATTCTCGGCCCCTTACTTAGCCTGTCGGCTGGCGTCTATTTGGGACTAAAGCGTGTTAAAGAGCTAAGTCGCTTCTTGGCACCCGCAGTCGGGGTCTGCTTAATATTGATAGCTTCATTCGTCACCCGGGGATACGCCAGGGAATGGGGTGCCCTTGAACAACTTTACTCGCTTTGGGCTATTGAGCATCCAGAATCTCCCCGTGCACAGCGAACCTTGGCGACCGTGTTTGTAGCCATGGGAGATATCACGACCGCATTACGCGTATTAGACGATGGGTATGCTCAGTTTCCTGATGACTTGACTTTTCCAATCATGTCACTTGACATTGCATGCCGGTTTGACAGACCTGTCCAATATAATATTGATGATCTTATTAACCGTATCAATCAACATCGCTGGACAGATGGTTTGCGCCCAGCACTTAGCCAGTTATTTGATGGAATTGACGAAACGCAATGTCGAGAAATGATTTCTGAAATACACAGATTGACTCCTGCGCTTGCCAATTTGTCAGGGGTTGAGAAGCGCAGTCGGCTTCTTGCCGGCTTCTATGTCATGGATGGGGAGCTAGCTATGCGCCAAGAGAATTGGAACAAAGCTTTAGATTCTTTTCTGAAAGTCGAGGAGCTTGCACCTTCAGCCGACTCCGCATTGCGTATCGCTGGCTTTTTCATGCGAGCACGCGAATTCAAGTTAGCAAGAGTCGCTTTAGAGGATGCGGCAATGAGGGCAAACAATAGACGCCGTTGGTACAGCCCAAATCTTGAAGATCAATATCGCGACCAGATGGATAAACTTGACATACTGATAGAAGCAACAAATTCAGCTCCTGAACAATAA
- a CDS encoding type II toxin-antitoxin system mRNA interferase toxin, RelE/StbE family, giving the protein MHLTVLPAPSSAASPPAWSPALLIAKDAPLGFEWLDHPLKVDWADHRECHIGGDFLLIY; this is encoded by the coding sequence ATGCATCTCACCGTACTTCCGGCACCTTCAAGCGCCGCATCGCCACCAGCATGGTCACCGGCTCTGCTCATTGCCAAGGATGCGCCGCTCGGGTTTGAATGGCTGGACCACCCACTCAAGGTCGACTGGGCCGATCACCGGGAATGCCACATCGGCGGTGACTTCCTACTGATCTATTAG
- a CDS encoding pilin — protein sequence MPTPRVSRTAGIKNRATASFLERLAADFAMVSWVGMVSASCLASQHEARFLDLARSLISNLGFFFSTLNEEVILMRKQIQQGFTLIELMIVVAIIGILAAIAIPAYQDYTIRAKFSEVMVIASAARTSIAEYYLSTGNMPASTSEAGINTRAEQSDYIKAIAFATSSNGSTLTYTLDDFGPDTEDKTFIYLVSGDNDGVSVDCKGGDLAAKYRPANCR from the coding sequence ATGCCGACGCCGCGCGTGTCGCGGACCGCTGGGATAAAAAACCGAGCAACGGCAAGCTTTCTCGAGCGACTTGCGGCGGACTTTGCGATGGTTTCTTGGGTTGGCATGGTCTCTGCATCCTGCCTCGCGAGCCAGCACGAAGCCCGATTCCTGGACCTGGCTCGGTCACTCATCAGTAATTTGGGTTTCTTTTTTTCAACGTTGAATGAAGAGGTTATTCTCATGCGTAAGCAAATCCAACAAGGCTTTACCCTAATCGAACTCATGATCGTGGTGGCGATCATTGGTATTTTGGCAGCGATTGCTATCCCTGCTTATCAAGACTACACGATCCGCGCTAAGTTCAGTGAGGTGATGGTCATCGCAAGCGCTGCCCGCACAAGCATTGCTGAATATTACCTTTCCACCGGTAACATGCCAGCATCTACGAGCGAAGCTGGCATCAACACAAGAGCAGAACAGAGCGATTACATTAAAGCTATCGCATTTGCTACGAGTTCAAATGGTTCAACATTGACCTATACTCTTGATGATTTTGGACCAGATACTGAAGACAAAACATTTATTTATCTCGTCAGTGGCGACAATGATGGCGTTTCAGTCGACTGCAAAGGAGGCGACTTGGCAGCTAAATATCGGCCCGCCAATTGTCGTTAA